The following DNA comes from Spartobacteria bacterium.
AACCGAATAATTTTACCCTCGAATTCAGGATTATCGGCGATCAATGTATCACCGTTCAATATTTGAAATGCGGCCGCTTCATTCCTGCCTACGAGCACTTTTTTGAGAATGGCGACCGGATCAGCTGTGCCGTCATCCACCTTTAAACCAAGCTTTTCGATCTGTGGCATGATGGAAAACGTGCGTTGCACACCAACCATTCCATTCAGACCCGTAACAGTCGTGCCGTCAAATGTAACATTTTTTCCAGCCAAATAATACAGTGAGTATCCGGACATGTGAATGCGTTTACGAGTATCCGGTGTTCCGTCGGCATTTACTGGATATATCCCCATTTTCAGGCGATCTTTTTTGTAACTTGAAGCAAATACGCCGTCAATATCACCTGTTCCCATGGTTGCAATACACCGAGCCCAGGGGAACGTTC
Coding sequences within:
- a CDS encoding transporter substrate-binding domain-containing protein; translation: MMYWKRIWMAVMLLVSTELHSVLSDEFKPSSMVLAHEDKVSFPWIIPLDGGGYKGLDLVFMNLLRDELGIPLEIRTFPWARCIATMGTGDIDGVFASSYKKDRLKMGIYPVNADGTPDTRKRIHMSGYSLYYLAGKNVTFDGTTVTGLNGMVGVQRTFSIMPQIEKLGLKVDDGTADPVAILKKVLVGRNEAAAFQILNGDTLIADNPEFEGKIIRLNTNLVPFNQKPYFIMLSHQFAEKYPAFTKQFYDAAERVRESDEYRKACQNFFQERE